One Aegilops tauschii subsp. strangulata cultivar AL8/78 chromosome 2, Aet v6.0, whole genome shotgun sequence genomic window, GATTCGTGCGACGGCAAGGAGGGCGTTCGCTGCGAAATCCCCTTGGGTGACGGTCGCCGGTTAGCATTTCCGACTATTTATGGATGGCCAACATGTTTGGCAGTTGAACTTCCCGGTGGATGTAATACGTGCTGTGACCACCAATTTGGTTGGTCCATCGTAATTTGGATTGCAATGTGTTCCagctcaaaaaaagaaaaaagacacAACAACTGTTTTTCATTACGAAGGCAAGAGCGGAAAAAGGGGCATTGTTCGAGTAGTCTAGGCTAAACGGGCCACGCAGGAAGTGTTGTACTCGGAGTCTCGGACTGGGCCGCCTCCGGCACCGACTAGGCAGCACAAAAATAAAGAGCAGGAGCccctcaaaaaaataaaaaaaataaagagcaggGCAGAAACCCCCCACCGCTCGCCCGTTCCGTTCCGATCCCCTCTCCTCTCGTCCCCTGACTCCGCGCCGCCGGCGAGGGTTTGGCTCGCGCCGTCCGCccccacggccgccgccgcccctcctctCCCCGAGCCGCGCCTGCCCTCGGCGACGGGCGGGCGAGAGCCGAGCCCCCTGCCGCCGCCAGATCCGTCGTCTTCCAGCTCAGGTAAGAAGGCTCCGTCCAATCCCCATCCCTCGAATACTCCGTCGCAATTCGTTTGTGGGATTTGTAGGGTGTTGAGTTGATTGCTTTCTTTACCGTCGTCCTCCGGCGCCGTATCGATCTGCAGGGACGTGCCCCGGCGCGCAGCCCGCGGGGACGCCGGAGATGAGCTACAGCGGGAGCGGCGGAGGGAAGCGCCTTAGGACGTCGCCGAGCGAGGCGGAGGGTAGCCCCAGGCGCCGTCGTGGGTCGCCGTCGGTCTACTCCCCTTCGCCGTCGCCCTACCGGTCGCCCTCGCCGCTGCCGTCCCCGTCGACCTACCGGTCGCTCTCGCACTCGCCGTCGCCCTGCCGCTCGTGGTCGCAGAGGCCGCCAAGCGACGACGATGCCGACGATCTGAGCCGCAGCCGCGGGTCGGACGACCTCGACCGGCACGGGCGGAGGCCTGCCTGGAGGCCGCACGCGAACAAGGAGCTGGGCGAGCACGGGCGCACCGGCGAGTACAGCGTCCGGATCGACGACTACGACCGCCTCTTCACCTGCAAGGCCTGCCGCCGCATGCTCTCGCCGCCGGTCTACCAGGTAACTTTCGGTTGCAGCTGCAGCACAGTTCTATTTATTTATCATTACGGTCAGAATCAACTCACCCGTGTTCTTGATACATGGTGTGCGTGCAGTGCCCCTTCGCCCACGTCACCTGCTCGAGGTGCCACGAAGAAGTCGGGGACAACCGATGCAGCTGCTGCGGCAGCGGCAATGGCTATGGGCGCAACCGCGTCGTCGAGGAGTTCCTAGGCCGCATCCGCTTCTCCTGCCGCAACAAAGTGCATGCCTGTGAGGCCTTCCTTCCGCACCACGAGATGCGCCAGCATGAGCAGACCTGCCGCCACGAGCCTATCTTCTGCCCTGTCCCCCAATGCGGCTTTGCCAGCCGGGCTGTCGCACTCACGACCCACCTCACCCTCCGCCACCACTGGGACACGATCAGGTTTCACTATGATGAGAACTTCCGGGCCTCTGCCTTCACGTCGACCATCTTTCAGAGCCGCGACGACGGCGAGCTGTTCTTCCTCGACAGCTTCAGCGAGGGCCGTGGCATTGCTCTGTCCATGATCTGCATCCGCCCTGAGAATGACCGTGAGCAGGAGTTTGTGTATGAGCTGAAGACGCCGGTAGGCAACGGCGGCAGACGGCCCTGGCTGCAGATGCAGTCGACGGCGCGGAACACGTCGCTGCGGCACGGGctgggggagaaggagaaggtcTTCCTGCTGGTCCCCAAGGACTTGCCGGGCACCGAGGATGGCAACGTGGAGGTGTGCATCCGTAAGCTTGGCCACCAGCGTGACTCTGTATAGGTTAGGCGACCTTGGTTGATGGCGATACTCGCTGAATTTTATAGGATTACTGCTAGTTGATTCCGGTTCATTGCTGAATGTTGATGTTGAGGTAGTCTGAATTTCATATTGGTGAATGCTTGGTCTGTTGTGGATTTTTCGGATGGTTGAGATGGGGAATGTAAGCACCACATGTTGCTGTGTTAACTTCCAGCTATATGTAGATACTCGTAGGCCTTTATCTGAGGACGGaacttttatttatttatgatGGTCTCGCACATGTCATCTCATGAATTCGTCAGGTAACACATATCTGAGTTTCACACTGATTGTTTATCCTGAAGTCCCAATGCTTATACCAGATGTTTCTCTATGTTCAGTGGGTTTGCCATTTTCCTCTTGCTTTCTCTGGATGTCAGTATGAATTGCTGCTGCATATCAAGAGCAATTTGCGTGAGTAGTGAAGAAACAGCGACACTGCAAACTAACCAGGGATTGGTAGCTGCAGTTTGTTCACCTGTGCTGGCATTACCAGCATGCTTTAGCCATCCGCTATGCACTAGCGCTTCTGGAGGCTTGCACTGAATATGCGCataccatctcagacgatgttagACAAGCTTATTTTCAATCgatgctaccccaactctatctcgtatatcatcattctaAACTCGGCCCTTCTTTCTGTGGCCACACATCTATCTCAACATGTGCATCTtcgccacacctaactgttgagcATGTCatcttttagtcggccaacactcggTGCCACACAACATTGTAGGTCGAATCGCCGTCctatagaacttgccttttagcttttgtggcactctcttgttaCAGAGAATGCTAGAAGCTTGGTGCCACTTCATCCATCTAGCTTTGATTCGGTGGTTCACATCTTTATCGATAAATCCACCCTTCTACaacattgaccccaaatatcgaaaggtgtccttctaaggcaccacctgcccatcaaggctaacctcgtACTCCCCCTCCTCGTTCCTAGTGGTACTGGAACCGCAcctcatgtactcggttttaTTTCTACTAAGTCTAAAACCTTTTGATTCCAAGATTTGTCTTCATAGGTCTAACTTTCTATCGACCGCCGTTCGACTATCACTGACTAGCATCGCATCACCGACAAAGCGCATACACCATgagatatctccttgtatatcccttgtgacctcatccaagCAAAAAAGACAAGGGCTCAAAGCTAAGCCCTGGTGCAGTCCTATtttaatcgggaagtcatcagtgtcgCCGTCACTTGTTCggacacttgtcacaacattattgtacatgtccttgatgagggtaatgtactttgttgggactttgtgtttctccaaggtcCACCACTTGACATTCCGTGGTATCTTATCATAgaccttctccaagtcaatgaacaccatacgTAGGTCCTTCTTTTGCTCCTTATATCTCTGTATgagttgtcgtaccaagaaaatggctttCAAGGTCGACCTCCCAGACATGAAACTAAACTGGTTTTTTTgtcacgcttgtcattcttcttaagcgaTGCTCAGTGACTCTCTCATATACCTTCATTGTATGGCTTGTCAGCTCaattccacggtaattagtacaactccgaacacacaccccccccccccccgttcttgaagattggtactaatatactctGTCTCCATTCTTGtggcatcttgtttgcccgaaaaaTGAGTTTGAAAAGCTTAGTTAGCCATACTATATCTATGTCTCCGAGGCCTctccacacctcaatggggatacaagCAGGGCCCATCACCTGCcctcctttcatcctttttaaGGCCCCCTGGACTCGCCGCACAAAACACCTCCTGGTCTCATCAAATGAGTCATCCACTTCAATGGTAGAGctctcattctccccattgaacaACTTGTCAaagtactcccgccatctatACGTAATCTCCATGTCCTTCACCAGGAGCTGGTCGGctccgtccttgatgcatttgacttggtcaaCATCCCTCATCTTCCTCTCtcggatcttggccatcttatagatgtTCCTTTCGCCTTCCTTCGTGTCTAACCGCTGGTAGAGGTCCTCTTACGCCTGACCCCTTGCTTCACTCACAGCTCGCTTTGCAACCTTCTTTGTCATCTTGTACTTGTCTATATTGCCTGCAGTCTTATTCAGGTATAGGCGTCTAAAACAATCTTTCTTCTCTTTAATAGCATTCTAGACATCACCATTCCACCATCAGATATCTTTAGCTtcgcttctatttcctgtggacACTCCAAACTCCTTTGAGGCCACCTTATGAATGCAAGTCGCCATCTTCGTCCACATATTGTCTACATCACCTCTTTCATCCCAAGGAccctccttaatgaccctctccTTGAATGCCTGAGCTACCTCTccttgagcttccaccacttcGTTCTAGCGACTTTGGCACACTTATCCCACTGGACATGAATCCGAATGCGGAAGTCAGCCAGCACAATCTTATGCGGAGGTACAACACTCTCTCCAGGTATCACCTTAAAATCTAGGCACGCCACGCTGTATTCTCTTCTCAAGAGGATGAAATCAATCTGGATAGAGTGTTGACTACTAAAAGTCACTAGATGTGATTCTTTCTTTTTAAAAAGGGTGTTAGCTATGATCATGTCGTCGGCTAGAGCAAAGCTTAAGACACGTTCTCCTTCTTGATTCCTGATGCCATAGCCAAAGCCCCCATGCAACCCTTCAAAACCTATGTTGGATGTATTCACGTGGGCATTGAggtctcctcctatgaagagcttctTGCCAATCGATACACTTCTAAGCATGTCCTTCAGGCCTTCCCAGAACTCCGTCTTGGTCTTCTCATTGTGGCCTACTTGCGGGGCAGACATGCTGATAACATTGAGAAGTAAGTCCCCAACTACCAGCTTAACCACGATAATCCGGTCCCCATGTCTCTTGACATCTACAACtccatacttgaggctcttgttgaTCAAGATGCCTACTCCATTTCTATTCGCAGCCCGTCGTGTACCACAACTTGAAGCCGGTATCCTCCACATCCTTCGCCTTCTGTCCCCTGCA contains:
- the LOC109748784 gene encoding E3 ubiquitin-protein ligase SINA-like 2, which produces MSYSGSGGGKRLRTSPSEAEGSPRRRRGSPSVYSPSPSPYRSPSPLPSPSTYRSLSHSPSPCRSWSQRPPSDDDADDLSRSRGSDDLDRHGRRPAWRPHANKELGEHGRTGEYSVRIDDYDRLFTCKACRRMLSPPVYQCPFAHVTCSRCHEEVGDNRCSCCGSGNGYGRNRVVEEFLGRIRFSCRNKVHACEAFLPHHEMRQHEQTCRHEPIFCPVPQCGFASRAVALTTHLTLRHHWDTIRFHYDENFRASAFTSTIFQSRDDGELFFLDSFSEGRGIALSMICIRPENDREQEFVYELKTPVGNGGRRPWLQMQSTARNTSLRHGLGEKEKVFLLVPKDLPGTEDGNVEVCIRKLGHQRDSV